The Mycobacterium haemophilum DSM 44634 sequence AGCGCCACCATCATCGTGTCGTCAATATGCGCCGCCATTTCCTGCACCAGGTATCAGGCGAGTTGGTCAAGACCCACGACCGGCTCGTCGTCGAAACCTCAACGTGGCGGGCATGCTGGCCGGGGCACCAATGCCCGCCGACGGGACGGTGCTGACCAACACCCTGATGTTGGTGAAACCAGCCCGGACTCAACCGAGTAGTTCGACACGCTTTAGCTGCCCTTGAGCCGCACCGCGAGATAATCGGCAACACCTGCCATCGCGACCCGCTCCTGTGTCATGGCGTCACGCTCGCGCACGGTCACGGCATTGTCGTCAAGTGAGTCGAAGTCCACTGTCACACAGAACGGCGTACCAACCTCGTCTTGGCGCCGGTAGCGTCGCCCGATGGCGCCGGCGTCGTCGAATTCGATGTTCCAGCATTTGCGCAATTCCGCGGCCAAGTCACGGGCTATGGGACTCAAATCGGCGTGCCGGGATAGCGGCAGCACAGCGGCCTTAATCGGCGCCAACCGCGGATCCAGTCGAAGCAGCGCACGTTTATCCGTCCCGCCCTTGGTGTTTGGGGCTTCATCCTCGGTGTAGGCATCAATCAAGAACGCCATGAACGATCGCGTCAGACCGGCCGCCGGCTCGATGACATACGGCGTGTACCGGGTATCGTTGACCTGATCGTAGAACGACAGATCAACGCCGGAATACTTTGCGTGCGTCGACAAGTCGAAGTCGGTTCGGTTGGCAACACCTTCCAATTCGCCCCAGGGGTTACCGACAAAGCCGAACTTGTACTCGATATCGACGGTGCGGTCGGAATAGTGCGACAACTTGTCCTTCGGGTGTTCGAACAGTCGCAGGTTCGCACGCTCGATGCCGAGTTCGACATACCACTGCATCCGCGTGTCGATCCAATACTGGTGCCAGTCCCTCGCGGTCGATGGCTCCACGAAAAACTCCATCTCCATCTGTTCGAACTCTCGGGTGCGGAAGATGAAGTTGCCCGGGGTGATCTCGTTGCGAAAACTCTTGCCAATCTGCCCGATACCGAACGGCGGCTTGCGGCGAGCGGTCGTCACCACGTTGGCAAAGTTGATGAAGATGCCCTGCGCTGTCTCGGGCCGCAGATAGTGCAGCCCCTCCTCAGTCTCGATCGGTCCGAGATAAGTCTTGAGCATCATGTTGAACTCGCGCGGCTCTGTCCACTGGCCGGGCTCGCCGGTGTCTGGATCGCGGATATCGGCCAGGCCGTTGGGCGGCGGCTGCCCATGTTTGGCTTCGTAAGCCTCGATCAGATGGTCGGCACGGTAGCGCTTGTGGGTGATCAACGACTCCACCAGCGGGTCGTGGAAGACCTCGACGTGGCCGGACGCCACCCATACCTGCCGCGGCAGGATGATCGACGAATCGATTCCCACCACATCGTCGCGGCCGGTCACCACCGAGCGCCACCACTGGCGCTTGATGTTCTCCTTGAGCTCTACACCTAGCGGACCGTAATCCCACGCCGATTTTGTGCCACCGTAGATCTCGCCCGCAGGATAGACAAAGCCGCGCCGCTTGGCCAGGTTGACTACTGTGTCGATGACGGATGCCACGAGGCAGGGCACTCCTTTTCTGATCAGGACGGTCGCGCAGCGGCGAACCGTGTGCGCAAAGCATCAGTCATGTTAGCGATCGCCGCCACCGTCTTTGACATGCGTCATCATGCATGTGACAGTGGGATTACCCTAACGAACTCGATACCAGGCACTGCTCGAAGGTGATGACCTAAAATATGGTGACGTCCCCGTCAACATCGACCACCGCTGACCACCCATCCGCGACCGTGACCGCCGACTTAAGCTCAGGTTTAGTTGGGGGTCACGAGCACGGCGCTGATGGGATTTCGAGGCTAGCGGAGTACCCCGCGCCCCCACCGCGGGAGATTCTGGACGCGGCCGGAGAGTTGCTGCGCGCGCTGGCCGCACCCGTGCGCATCGCCATCGTGCTGCAACTGCGCGAATCGCAGCGGTGCGTTCACGAACTGGTCGACGCACTGGGCGTACCACAACCGCTGGTTAGCCAACACCTGAAGATCCTCAAGGCAGCGGAGGTAGTCGCCGGGGAGCGGTCCGGCCGCGAGGTGCTTTACCGGCTTGCTGACCACCACCTGGCGCACATCGTCGTCGATGCCGTCGCCCACGCTGGCGAGGATCCGCTCAGCGATGAGGAGGAGCGGCGCAGATGACCCCCGCCAGCGACGATGCAGAGCGAAGCGATGAGGAGGAGCGGCGCAGATGACCGGAGCCAGCGTCCGTTCCACCCGACAACGCGCGGCAATATCGACGCTGTTAGAGACGCTTGAGGACTTCCGCTCAGCCCAGGAGCTGCACGACGAGCTGCGCCGTCGCGGCGAGAATATCGGTTTGACCACCGTCTACCGGACCCTGCAATCGATGGCAGCGGCGGGACTGGTCGACACGTTACGCACCGATACCGGAGAATCGGTCTACCGCAGGTGTTCCGAGCACCATCACCACCATCTGGTGTGCCGAGGCTGCGGTTCCACCATCGAGGTCGGCGACCATGAAGTCGAGGCATGGGCGGCGGAAGTGGCCGCCAAGCATGGATTCTCTGACGTCAGCCACACCATCGAGATCTTCGGCACCTGCGCAGAATGCCGGTCCTGAAACTGCCTCAAGGCGCCCAGCTCACGCCGTTAGCGCGCGGCGTATCTGGACACCCGCATCCAGTACCAGCAGGATCAACGTGCGCAGCGCGTCATCGGTCAAGCCGGCACCGGGAAAGTTGTATCTCAGCATCACGTCCGCGGTTTTGAGCCCGGGCTTTCCGGAGTTACGTTGCGCGGCCTGCCCGCTGACCTTCTCGACCAAGGTCACCGTGCCGAGATTGGTATCGCGTGCATACTTTGCCACCTGGTCACTGATCTTCTTGGTCACCGACAAATCCCACGCCAATATTTGAGTGAGTGACACCAAGTCGAGGTCGGAGACGATATTGACCACCCGCAACGAGGCGAACGTACCGTCAATTCGCACCGTAAGCGCGCCGTCAGGTTCCTCCTCGGCGGGTAACACGCCGCGAAGAACCAATGCGAGTCGCTCTTGCAACGAGGGCATTATGCGCTCCCGAAGCGTCGATTGCGTGACGCGTATTCCTCGCACGCCGCCCACAAGTCGCGGCGGTCATAGTCGGGCCACAACTTGTCCTGGAAGATGTATTCGGCATACGCCGCCTGCCACAGCATGAAATTGCTGGACCGCTGCTCCCCCGAGGTCCGCACGAAGAGATCGACATCGGGGATGTCTGGCCGCTGCAGGTGCCGTGTGATCGTGGACTCGGTGATCCGCTCCGGATTGAGCCGGCCCGCAGCTGCCAGACGAGCGATTTCTCTTGTGGCTTCTGCGATCTCGGTGCGACCGCCGTAATTAACGC is a genomic window containing:
- a CDS encoding glycine--tRNA ligase, yielding MASVIDTVVNLAKRRGFVYPAGEIYGGTKSAWDYGPLGVELKENIKRQWWRSVVTGRDDVVGIDSSIILPRQVWVASGHVEVFHDPLVESLITHKRYRADHLIEAYEAKHGQPPPNGLADIRDPDTGEPGQWTEPREFNMMLKTYLGPIETEEGLHYLRPETAQGIFINFANVVTTARRKPPFGIGQIGKSFRNEITPGNFIFRTREFEQMEMEFFVEPSTARDWHQYWIDTRMQWYVELGIERANLRLFEHPKDKLSHYSDRTVDIEYKFGFVGNPWGELEGVANRTDFDLSTHAKYSGVDLSFYDQVNDTRYTPYVIEPAAGLTRSFMAFLIDAYTEDEAPNTKGGTDKRALLRLDPRLAPIKAAVLPLSRHADLSPIARDLAAELRKCWNIEFDDAGAIGRRYRRQDEVGTPFCVTVDFDSLDDNAVTVRERDAMTQERVAMAGVADYLAVRLKGS
- a CDS encoding ArsR/SmtB family transcription factor; translation: MVTSPSTSTTADHPSATVTADLSSGLVGGHEHGADGISRLAEYPAPPPREILDAAGELLRALAAPVRIAIVLQLRESQRCVHELVDALGVPQPLVSQHLKILKAAEVVAGERSGREVLYRLADHHLAHIVVDAVAHAGEDPLSDEEERRR
- a CDS encoding Fur family transcriptional regulator, with the translated sequence MTGASVRSTRQRAAISTLLETLEDFRSAQELHDELRRRGENIGLTTVYRTLQSMAAAGLVDTLRTDTGESVYRRCSEHHHHHLVCRGCGSTIEVGDHEVEAWAAEVAAKHGFSDVSHTIEIFGTCAECRS